From the genome of Gemmatimonas phototrophica, one region includes:
- a CDS encoding VOC family protein: MGVSSHDMFGGAPVAQPAHPGSYGDAPRGYRLPQQLRLGPVRLQVSHLERSQQWYQQVLGLTELSRTADVVQLGVNGASEPLVVLEWRPGTTPVRPGSRLGLYHFAILLPDRPSLGRFVQHLARLGVRAGASDHLVSEAVYLQDPDGLGIEVYRDRPRAAWQRIGQELMMATDPLDFPAVVASAAGDPWTGMPPGTVMGHLHLHVGDLPHAATFYHHALGFDRMVWRYPGALFLGAGGYHHHLGTNTWAEAAPASGAHDAQLLEWSIVVPSPGDVLAALGGAGFAVQEELVRDPWGTPLRIRGGVG, encoded by the coding sequence ATGGGAGTTTCCAGTCACGACATGTTCGGCGGCGCGCCCGTGGCGCAGCCCGCGCACCCCGGCAGCTACGGCGATGCGCCACGTGGGTATCGGTTGCCCCAGCAGCTGCGGCTGGGGCCGGTTCGTCTCCAGGTCAGTCACCTGGAGCGCTCGCAGCAGTGGTACCAGCAGGTGCTCGGGCTCACGGAGCTCTCGCGCACCGCCGATGTGGTGCAGCTCGGCGTCAACGGTGCCTCCGAACCGCTGGTCGTTCTGGAGTGGCGACCGGGCACGACGCCAGTCCGTCCGGGATCGCGGCTCGGGCTGTATCACTTTGCCATCCTGCTCCCCGACCGGCCATCGCTGGGGCGCTTCGTGCAGCATCTGGCCAGGCTGGGTGTGCGGGCGGGGGCCAGCGACCATCTGGTCAGTGAGGCGGTCTATCTCCAGGACCCCGATGGGTTGGGGATCGAGGTCTACCGCGACCGTCCGCGGGCGGCATGGCAGCGTATCGGTCAGGAGCTCATGATGGCCACCGATCCGTTGGATTTCCCGGCTGTCGTGGCATCCGCCGCGGGTGATCCGTGGACAGGGATGCCACCTGGCACGGTCATGGGGCACCTCCATCTCCACGTCGGCGATCTCCCACACGCGGCCACCTTCTACCACCACGCGCTCGGGTTCGATCGCATGGTCTGGCGGTATCCGGGGGCACTCTTCCTTGGCGCCGGCGGATACCACCATCATCTGGGCACCAATACCTGGGCCGAAGCGGCCCCGGCCTCTGGCGCCCACGATGCCCAACTGCTCGAGTGGAGTATCGTGGTCCCATCGCCCGGCGATGTGCTGGCTGCACTCGGTGGCGCAGGATTCGCAGTGCAGGAAGAGCTGGTCCGCGATCCCTGGGGGACGCCGCTCCGCATTCGCGGCGGCGTGGGCTGA
- a CDS encoding TonB-dependent receptor plug domain-containing protein has protein sequence MESINSVEEGAFGQQPVSRVEELFVGRFPGVQVLNVNGQVQVRIRGASSFNANTEPLILVDGQQMTQGSGGLIGLNPRDIHKIEVLKDAVSMAEFGVRGSNGVIRITTKRQ, from the coding sequence ATGGAGTCAATCAATTCCGTGGAGGAGGGGGCGTTTGGCCAACAGCCGGTTTCCCGGGTGGAAGAGTTGTTCGTTGGCCGGTTTCCAGGTGTTCAGGTGCTGAACGTCAACGGTCAGGTGCAAGTCCGCATCCGCGGGGCCTCCTCGTTCAACGCCAATACCGAACCACTCATTCTGGTCGATGGGCAGCAGATGACGCAGGGATCGGGCGGCCTGATCGGCCTCAACCCTCGCGACATCCATAAGATCGAGGTGCTCAAGGATGCCGTCTCGATGGCGGAGTTCGGAGTTCGGGGCAGCAATGGCGTCATCCGCATCACGACGAAACGTCAGTAA
- a CDS encoding DUF305 domain-containing protein, whose amino-acid sequence MRTFIRAFHLVVVLACSAAAAHAQHPADVSFMQGMIGHHAQAVQMTALVEVRTRTPELRLLAERITVSQRDEIDIMSRWLNEQKQPIPPSDPHAMHPMAPGHGAHAMPGMLSSAQMDSLTAARGVSFDTLFLQYMIQHHEGALVMVADLLQVNGAARDPQIFQFASDVDTDQRAEIRRMRTLLNTLKR is encoded by the coding sequence ATGAGAACGTTTATCCGTGCTTTCCATTTGGTCGTGGTGTTGGCGTGCAGCGCGGCGGCAGCCCACGCCCAGCACCCGGCCGATGTGTCGTTCATGCAGGGGATGATTGGCCATCACGCGCAGGCGGTGCAGATGACCGCGCTCGTCGAAGTGCGCACGCGCACTCCGGAGCTGCGCCTGCTCGCCGAGCGCATCACGGTGTCGCAGCGCGACGAAATTGACATCATGTCGCGCTGGCTCAACGAACAGAAACAGCCGATCCCACCATCGGATCCGCATGCCATGCACCCCATGGCTCCAGGCCACGGGGCGCACGCCATGCCCGGCATGTTGTCGTCCGCCCAGATGGACAGCCTGACCGCGGCCCGTGGTGTCTCGTTTGACACCCTCTTCCTGCAGTACATGATTCAGCATCACGAAGGAGCGCTGGTCATGGTCGCCGACCTGCTGCAGGTGAATGGCGCCGCGCGCGACCCGCAGATCTTTCAGTTTGCGTCTGATGTGGATACCGATCAGCGCGCCGAAATTCGCCGCATGCGCACCCTGCTGAACACCTTGAAGCGGTAG
- a CDS encoding LVIVD repeat-containing protein: MSPLVFSSPRRRLAGAAFSLAVLAGTAGAQDPRVGLKAGLNDAGQAIKNVELVSHTPKRDGWFNPKALGDFGFANSDLAFQKNLVFQGGWHGWQAWDISNPKAPVLRKSFVCQGGQGDLSVHGTLLFMSVEDLVGRVDCGTQGVTDTVSTDRFRGVRIFDISDIDNPKQVAAVQTCRGSHTHTLVTDKNDKANVYVYVQGTGPVRSPNELAGCNASPNDSTTSYFRIEVIKVPLAAPQSAQIVNMPRIFADAQGNVAGLWKGGSHGTGTQNTGTTDQCHDITAYPEIGLAAGACSGNGILLDISNPANPRRIDEVIDPNFAYWHSATFNNAGSTVLFTDEWGGGTSPRCRDTDKPTWGADALFSLGADRKLKAAGYFKIPAAQGANENCVAHNGSLIPVPGRDIMVQAWYQGGMSIFDFTNAAKVQEIAYFDRGPIAEQLTLAGYWSTYWYNGHIVGSEIGRGLDIFSLTPSEFLSQNEIDAAKLVQYDEVNPQLQTRITWPAAFPVARAYVDQLARSNGLPAARLAAVDKTLDAAQKAAPAARKQALGLLASQLAGDAAKSSDAAKVRLLQDVVKQLAK; this comes from the coding sequence ATGTCTCCTCTCGTCTTTTCTTCGCCGCGGCGCCGTCTGGCCGGGGCGGCGTTTTCGCTCGCCGTACTGGCCGGAACGGCCGGTGCCCAGGACCCTCGTGTTGGCCTCAAAGCGGGTCTCAACGACGCCGGCCAAGCCATCAAGAACGTGGAGTTGGTGTCGCACACTCCCAAGCGCGATGGGTGGTTCAATCCCAAGGCGCTGGGTGATTTCGGCTTTGCCAACTCCGACCTCGCCTTCCAGAAAAACCTCGTCTTCCAGGGCGGGTGGCATGGCTGGCAAGCGTGGGATATCAGCAACCCCAAGGCGCCGGTGCTCCGAAAGTCGTTTGTCTGCCAGGGTGGACAAGGGGATCTCTCCGTACACGGCACGCTGCTGTTCATGTCGGTGGAGGATCTGGTGGGACGCGTGGATTGCGGCACACAGGGCGTGACGGACACCGTCAGCACCGACCGCTTTCGCGGCGTGCGCATCTTCGACATCAGCGATATCGACAACCCGAAGCAGGTCGCAGCCGTGCAGACGTGCCGAGGGTCGCACACGCACACGCTGGTCACCGACAAGAACGACAAGGCCAACGTCTACGTGTATGTGCAGGGCACCGGCCCGGTGCGGTCGCCCAACGAATTGGCCGGGTGCAACGCTTCACCCAATGACTCCACCACGTCGTACTTCCGCATCGAAGTGATCAAGGTGCCGTTGGCCGCGCCGCAGTCGGCCCAGATCGTGAACATGCCCCGCATTTTTGCCGATGCGCAGGGGAACGTGGCCGGCCTGTGGAAGGGTGGCAGCCATGGCACTGGGACGCAAAACACCGGCACCACCGACCAATGCCACGACATCACCGCGTATCCAGAGATTGGCCTCGCCGCGGGCGCCTGCTCGGGGAACGGCATCCTGCTGGACATCAGCAATCCGGCCAATCCACGCCGCATTGACGAGGTCATCGACCCGAACTTTGCGTACTGGCACTCGGCCACCTTCAACAACGCCGGGTCCACGGTGCTGTTCACCGATGAATGGGGCGGCGGCACCTCACCGCGCTGCCGGGACACGGACAAGCCCACCTGGGGAGCCGACGCACTGTTTTCGCTGGGCGCTGACCGCAAACTGAAAGCCGCCGGGTACTTCAAGATTCCCGCTGCGCAGGGTGCCAACGAAAACTGCGTCGCGCACAACGGCTCGCTCATTCCCGTACCGGGACGCGACATCATGGTGCAGGCGTGGTATCAGGGTGGCATGTCCATCTTCGATTTCACCAACGCCGCCAAGGTGCAGGAAATTGCGTACTTCGATCGTGGCCCCATTGCCGAGCAGCTTACGTTGGCCGGCTACTGGAGCACGTACTGGTACAACGGACACATTGTCGGCTCGGAGATTGGCCGCGGGCTGGACATTTTCTCACTCACCCCGAGCGAGTTTCTGTCGCAGAACGAAATTGACGCGGCCAAGCTGGTCCAGTACGACGAAGTCAATCCGCAGCTCCAGACGCGCATCACGTGGCCGGCGGCATTCCCGGTGGCGCGCGCGTACGTCGATCAGCTGGCACGCAGCAACGGCCTGCCCGCCGCTCGCCTTGCGGCGGTGGACAAGACCCTCGATGCAGCACAGAAGGCCGCTCCCGCCGCACGCAAGCAGGCGCTGGGATTGCTCGCGTCTCAACTGGCGGGAGATGCGGCCAAGTCCAGCGACGCCGCCAAGGTTCGCCTGCTGCAGGATGTGGTGAAACAGCTGGCGAAGTAG
- a CDS encoding LLM class flavin-dependent oxidoreductase produces the protein MELGIYSFGETDPRRVGDPTAAALRTRQLLEEIVLADQVGLDVFGVGEHHRPDYAVSAPAMILAAAAARTSRLKLTSAVTVLSSDDPVRVFQQFATLDQLSNGRAEITAGRGSFIESYPLFGQSLDDYNELFSEKLELLLALRDSERVTWQGTHRAPIHDRGVYPRPVQQPLPVWIAVGGTPQSVVRAATLGLPLAVAIIGGMPERFVPLVDLYRSAAAEAGHHPDTLPVSINSHGFIADSVDRAAELVFPPYIDTMGRIGRERGWPMPTRQQFDFERSPRGAMLLGSPQEVIDKILFEHELFHHNRMMIQFTVGPMPHADVLRCIELYGTVVAPAVRKALG, from the coding sequence ATGGAACTCGGCATATATTCGTTCGGCGAGACCGATCCTCGCCGTGTAGGCGACCCTACCGCCGCTGCGCTGCGTACCCGCCAGCTCCTGGAAGAGATTGTGCTCGCCGATCAGGTGGGGCTCGATGTCTTCGGGGTGGGGGAGCATCATCGCCCCGACTATGCCGTGTCGGCCCCAGCCATGATTCTGGCCGCCGCGGCGGCTCGCACGTCACGTCTCAAGCTGACCAGCGCGGTTACGGTGCTCAGCTCGGACGACCCTGTGCGCGTCTTTCAGCAGTTTGCCACGCTGGATCAATTGTCCAATGGCCGGGCGGAGATCACCGCCGGTCGCGGCAGCTTCATTGAGTCGTATCCGTTGTTCGGGCAGAGTCTGGACGACTACAACGAGCTGTTCTCGGAGAAGCTCGAGCTGCTCCTCGCGCTCCGCGACAGCGAACGGGTGACCTGGCAGGGTACACATCGGGCGCCGATTCACGATCGCGGTGTGTATCCGCGCCCCGTGCAACAGCCTTTGCCCGTGTGGATTGCCGTGGGCGGAACACCGCAGTCCGTGGTGCGTGCCGCCACACTCGGCCTGCCGTTGGCCGTGGCCATTATTGGCGGCATGCCGGAGCGTTTTGTGCCGCTGGTGGACCTGTATCGCAGTGCTGCCGCCGAGGCCGGTCACCATCCCGATACGTTGCCGGTGAGCATCAATTCCCACGGATTCATTGCCGATAGCGTGGACCGCGCGGCCGAGTTGGTATTCCCGCCGTATATCGATACCATGGGGCGCATTGGGCGTGAGCGTGGCTGGCCCATGCCAACGCGACAGCAGTTTGATTTTGAACGGTCACCACGTGGCGCCATGCTGCTGGGGAGCCCACAGGAAGTGATCGACAAGATTCTCTTCGAGCACGAACTGTTTCATCACAACCGCATGATGATCCAGTTCACCGTGGGCCCCATGCCGCACGCGGATGTGCTGCGCTGTATTGAACTGTACGGCACGGTGGTCGCGCCGGCGGTACGCAAGGCGTTGGGGTAA
- a CDS encoding serine/threonine-protein kinase codes for MSHSSSATDAALRERLQRQLGDAYVISRELGGGGSSRVFLATETALDRPVVLKVLPPELTDGVDSARFRREVLIAARLQHPHLVPLLTADEGVASNEDNALRWFTMPYVEGQSLREWLNKRGAFPIPDASRLLRELATALAYAHAKGVIHRDIKPENILMCEGVSMISDFGVAKALDDASADAVSTGRRVTTVSMTLGTPAYMAPEQVNNAKVVDHKADLYAFACVAYEVLTGAPPFVRPSLRATLAAQLRDLPVPLAERRPEIPAPLADILMRCLAKDPLQRPHSATAIIKVLDTLSASPAVPAPAPAPPPTRARSTAPGLTKTMIVVAVLLVAVVAWWVFGL; via the coding sequence GTGAGCCACTCTTCATCCGCCACCGATGCGGCCTTGCGCGAGCGCCTTCAGCGGCAGCTGGGAGACGCGTACGTGATTAGCCGTGAACTTGGCGGTGGGGGCTCCTCGCGGGTTTTTCTTGCGACTGAGACCGCTCTGGACCGCCCGGTGGTGCTCAAGGTACTGCCTCCCGAGCTCACCGACGGTGTGGACAGCGCCCGCTTTCGTCGGGAGGTGCTCATTGCGGCCCGTCTGCAGCATCCCCATCTGGTGCCGCTACTCACGGCGGACGAAGGGGTAGCGTCCAACGAGGACAACGCGCTACGCTGGTTCACCATGCCCTATGTGGAGGGGCAGTCACTCCGGGAATGGCTGAACAAGCGTGGGGCTTTCCCCATTCCCGATGCCTCCCGCTTGCTCCGGGAGCTGGCCACCGCACTCGCCTACGCCCACGCCAAGGGAGTGATTCACCGGGATATCAAGCCGGAGAACATCCTGATGTGTGAAGGGGTGTCGATGATCTCCGATTTTGGCGTCGCCAAGGCCCTCGACGATGCCAGTGCCGATGCGGTGAGCACGGGTCGTCGCGTTACAACGGTGAGTATGACACTTGGCACGCCTGCCTACATGGCACCGGAGCAGGTGAACAATGCCAAGGTCGTGGATCACAAGGCCGATCTGTACGCCTTTGCCTGCGTGGCCTACGAGGTGCTCACCGGCGCGCCCCCATTCGTGCGCCCGTCGTTGCGCGCAACGCTGGCGGCACAGCTTCGCGACCTGCCGGTTCCGCTCGCTGAACGTCGCCCCGAGATCCCCGCGCCACTGGCCGATATCCTGATGCGCTGCCTGGCCAAGGATCCGCTGCAACGACCACACTCCGCCACCGCCATCATCAAGGTGCTGGACACGTTGTCCGCATCACCTGCAGTTCCTGCCCCCGCACCGGCGCCGCCACCCACCAGGGCGCGGTCGACCGCGCCCGGATTGACCAAGACCATGATCGTGGTGGCGGTACTGCTGGTTGCCGTGGTGGCGTGGTGGGTGTTTGGCCTGTAG
- a CDS encoding PQQ-dependent sugar dehydrogenase, which translates to MRAFLTFLVLAGCSSPSASSPADEPSTEVPASQQLADRSPTPSSTRGVVTSEVVATGLVNPWAIEFLPDGRALVTERPGRLRMLSTSGQLSAPLTGVPSVFAQGQGGLLDVAIDPQFAQNQMIYLSYAEAGAGGSGTAVARAQLSGAALVNVQVIYRQEPKLNGGGHYGSRLVFARDGQLFITQGDRMNWKERAQDLSMGQGKIMRIATNGTVPADNPFVNRTDARAEIWSYGHRNVQAAALHPTTGQLWTVEHGARGGDELNHPERARNYGWPVITYGVDYSGARIGEGSAKAGLEQPVYYWDPVIAPSGMAFYTASAIPGWQGSILIGSLSPGALVRLELTNGRVTREVRYLGELGERIRDVAVGPDGFVYIVTDSSNGRVLRIKPVVG; encoded by the coding sequence ATGCGTGCATTCCTCACGTTTCTCGTGCTGGCCGGCTGCTCCTCGCCGTCGGCGTCGTCACCGGCGGACGAGCCATCCACTGAGGTTCCGGCATCGCAGCAACTGGCCGACCGATCGCCCACGCCGTCCAGTACCAGGGGCGTGGTGACTTCGGAGGTCGTAGCCACCGGACTCGTGAACCCGTGGGCCATTGAGTTTCTCCCCGATGGTCGGGCGCTGGTCACCGAGCGACCGGGGCGACTGCGTATGCTCTCGACCAGCGGCCAGCTGTCGGCGCCACTGACGGGGGTCCCGTCGGTTTTCGCACAAGGGCAAGGGGGATTGCTCGATGTGGCCATCGACCCGCAGTTCGCGCAAAACCAGATGATCTATCTGTCCTACGCCGAAGCCGGCGCTGGTGGCTCCGGCACGGCAGTCGCCCGCGCCCAACTCAGCGGCGCCGCGCTGGTGAACGTGCAGGTGATCTACCGGCAGGAGCCCAAGCTCAACGGCGGCGGCCACTATGGTTCACGTCTCGTCTTCGCCCGTGATGGTCAGCTGTTCATCACGCAGGGTGATCGCATGAACTGGAAGGAGCGGGCGCAGGATCTTTCCATGGGACAGGGCAAGATCATGCGTATCGCCACCAACGGGACGGTGCCCGCCGACAACCCGTTTGTGAATCGCACCGATGCTCGTGCGGAGATCTGGTCGTACGGACATCGCAACGTGCAGGCGGCCGCGCTGCACCCGACCACGGGGCAACTCTGGACCGTGGAGCACGGCGCGCGAGGGGGAGATGAACTCAACCATCCGGAACGCGCCAGGAACTATGGGTGGCCGGTCATTACCTACGGCGTGGATTACTCCGGCGCGCGAATCGGAGAAGGCAGCGCCAAGGCCGGACTGGAACAGCCGGTGTACTACTGGGATCCCGTCATCGCGCCATCCGGTATGGCGTTCTACACCGCGAGCGCCATTCCAGGATGGCAGGGCAGCATCTTGATCGGCTCACTCAGCCCGGGGGCGCTGGTGCGCCTTGAGCTCACCAACGGTCGCGTGACGCGCGAAGTGCGCTACCTCGGTGAACTGGGCGAGCGAATTCGCGATGTGGCCGTGGGCCCTGATGGGTTTGTGTACATCGTGACCGACAGCAGCAATGGACGTGTGCTGCGCATCAAACCGGTGGTGGGCTGA
- a CDS encoding gamma-glutamyltransferase family protein: MAITGKPLGATAGAMMFQKGGNAVDAAAAMLAATCTMWDTLHCGGETQALIYHPQLKKVIGINALGVAPTGATAEFYRSKGYDHPPEFGPLAAITPGTPGGLMVMLAEYGTLSLKDVLGPAIQMADGYPVEAQLANNIERQKDWIKKWKYAPAVMLPHAGSGGREAPEAGELFVQKDLAATFRKLVATEQAARKAGKTRKQAIMAAYDRFYKGDIAQELVRGMREDGGLFTMADLANWRVKIEEPLCTNYKGIDVCKLQQWQQGPAMLQALNILENADLKAMEYNSPQYVHTVYQSISMAFADRDFYYGDPAFAPEEPMKGLLSKEYAKARWNSMNRSRNDAGIKPGDPYPFQQGVNPFTGLLAQWDNAKFLPRDTTKQSGQQDRPVRPDTMFDAQLREAFHGGTTSIEAADSAGWVVSITPSGGWVPAVIAGRTGIGLSQRGQSFVTRPQDGPFNVIEPGKRPRVTLTPTMALKDGAPFLAFAVQGGDTQDQNLLQFFLNMVEFGMTVQQAVEAPNINSYQMRNSFGFHETQPGLMEIATSMPEANRSALTAMGYRLRPLERTSGPITAIWFDRKHRTMWGGVSNHGEDHGIAW, translated from the coding sequence ATGGCCATCACGGGAAAGCCGTTGGGGGCGACCGCGGGAGCCATGATGTTCCAGAAGGGGGGGAACGCGGTGGATGCGGCCGCCGCCATGCTGGCCGCGACCTGTACCATGTGGGACACGCTGCACTGCGGCGGGGAAACCCAGGCGCTCATTTACCACCCCCAGCTCAAGAAGGTCATTGGCATCAATGCCCTCGGAGTGGCGCCCACCGGCGCCACGGCGGAGTTCTACCGCAGCAAGGGCTACGATCATCCTCCCGAGTTTGGGCCGCTGGCAGCCATTACGCCGGGTACACCGGGCGGCCTCATGGTAATGCTCGCCGAGTACGGTACGCTGTCGCTCAAGGACGTGCTGGGCCCCGCCATTCAGATGGCTGACGGCTATCCGGTGGAAGCGCAGCTGGCCAACAACATTGAACGGCAGAAAGACTGGATCAAGAAGTGGAAGTATGCGCCGGCCGTCATGCTGCCGCACGCGGGCAGCGGCGGGCGTGAAGCCCCCGAGGCGGGCGAACTGTTTGTGCAGAAGGATCTCGCCGCCACCTTCCGCAAACTGGTGGCGACGGAACAAGCGGCACGAAAGGCCGGCAAAACGCGCAAGCAGGCCATCATGGCGGCGTATGACCGCTTTTACAAAGGCGACATTGCGCAGGAACTCGTGCGTGGCATGCGTGAAGACGGCGGGCTCTTCACCATGGCAGACCTGGCCAACTGGCGCGTGAAGATTGAAGAGCCGCTGTGCACCAACTACAAGGGCATTGACGTGTGCAAGCTGCAGCAATGGCAGCAGGGCCCGGCCATGCTGCAGGCGCTCAACATTCTGGAGAACGCCGATCTCAAGGCGATGGAGTACAACTCGCCGCAGTACGTACACACGGTATATCAGTCCATAAGCATGGCGTTTGCCGATCGCGATTTTTACTACGGCGATCCGGCCTTCGCGCCGGAAGAGCCCATGAAGGGGTTGCTGTCGAAGGAATATGCGAAAGCACGCTGGAACAGCATGAACCGCAGTCGGAACGACGCGGGAATCAAGCCGGGCGATCCGTACCCGTTTCAGCAGGGGGTGAACCCGTTCACGGGGCTGTTGGCGCAGTGGGACAACGCAAAGTTTCTGCCACGTGACACCACGAAGCAGAGTGGCCAGCAGGATCGGCCCGTGCGTCCCGATACCATGTTCGACGCGCAGCTGCGTGAAGCCTTCCACGGCGGCACGACCAGCATTGAAGCCGCCGACAGCGCGGGGTGGGTAGTGAGCATCACCCCCAGCGGCGGCTGGGTACCGGCGGTGATTGCCGGGCGCACCGGTATCGGACTCAGTCAGCGTGGGCAGAGCTTCGTGACGCGCCCCCAGGATGGTCCCTTCAACGTGATTGAACCCGGGAAGCGGCCGCGGGTGACCCTCACCCCCACGATGGCGCTGAAAGACGGGGCGCCGTTCCTTGCCTTTGCCGTGCAGGGCGGCGACACGCAGGACCAGAATCTGCTGCAGTTCTTTTTGAACATGGTGGAGTTTGGCATGACCGTGCAGCAGGCCGTGGAGGCACCGAACATCAACTCGTACCAGATGCGCAATTCGTTCGGCTTCCACGAAACGCAGCCGGGGCTCATGGAAATTGCCACGAGCATGCCGGAAGCCAACCGCTCGGCGCTCACGGCCATGGGCTATCGGCTTCGCCCCCTTGAGCGCACGTCTGGCCCCATCACGGCCATCTGGTTCGACCGCAAGCACCGCACCATGTGGGGCGGGGTGTCAAACCACGGGGAAGACCACGGGATTGCGTGGTAG
- a CDS encoding (2Fe-2S)-binding protein, giving the protein MPITLKVNGKTRTVDVPADMPLLWVLRDELDLKGTKFGCGANRCGACTVHVNGVAQRTCTMPVSRAAGADITTIEGLSPDGTHAVQQAWEELDVPQCGYCQAGQMMATASLLAKTPKPTDADIDAALNTNLCRCATYLRIRAAVHRAAEIKAGGAAVGSSGASKNTKED; this is encoded by the coding sequence ATGCCGATCACGCTCAAGGTCAACGGCAAAACGCGCACAGTTGACGTGCCCGCAGATATGCCCCTGTTGTGGGTGCTGCGCGATGAACTCGATCTGAAAGGCACCAAGTTTGGTTGCGGCGCCAACCGGTGCGGCGCCTGCACGGTGCACGTGAACGGCGTGGCCCAGCGCACCTGCACGATGCCCGTGTCGCGGGCGGCCGGCGCTGACATCACCACCATCGAGGGGCTCTCGCCCGATGGGACGCACGCGGTGCAGCAGGCATGGGAAGAGCTGGACGTGCCGCAATGCGGCTACTGCCAGGCCGGCCAGATGATGGCCACCGCCTCGCTGCTGGCCAAGACGCCCAAGCCTACTGACGCGGACATCGATGCGGCGCTCAACACCAATCTGTGCCGCTGTGCTACCTACCTGCGCATTCGCGCGGCGGTGCACCGCGCCGCCGAGATCAAGGCCGGCGGCGCCGCCGTCGGTTCCAGTGGCGCATCCAAGAATACCAAGGAGGACTGA